A genomic region of Lates calcarifer isolate ASB-BC8 linkage group LG9, TLL_Latcal_v3, whole genome shotgun sequence contains the following coding sequences:
- the slc35e4 gene encoding solute carrier family 35 member E4 isoform X2 codes for MCHFACAGEDNDTNMISADGFSKCEATLQERGRRRPPAEMLHLLSAVIVWLVTGTTISSLNKWIFAVYNFRYPLLLSALHMLTAIVVDYGLIKLRVIRHRGAGEQDLTPSAKCKVFLLSLTFCASIAFGNMGLNYVQLSFAQMIYTTTPLFTLAISTLILGKQHHILKYTAMMPICLGASFSIMGEVQFDQTGCFFVFAATMLRGVKSIQQSILLQEEKINSVFLLYLMSIPSFCILSVAALALENWAMLESPLHYDRHLWVFILLSCLGSVMYNLASCCVITLTSAVTLHILGNLSVVGNLLLSQLLFGSELSALSCAGAVLTLSGMLIYQNSEFIVSYLDARRAKAKGSGQVVFHTACQEDLDKANASEPTYHQQRTDGKQEEKID; via the exons ATGTGTCATTTTGCCTGCGCGGG AGAGGACAATGATACGAACATGATCAGCGCCGATGGCTTCTCAAAATGCGAGGCGACTCTGcaagagagaggcaggaggaggccACCCGCAGAGATGCTCCAtctgctgtcagctgtcattGTTTGGCTCGTGACGGGCACCACCATCTCCAGCCTCAACAAATGGATATTTGCCGTTTACAACTTCAGGTACCCTCTGCTACTGTCAGCGCTGCACATGCTGACAGCCATAGTGGTGGACTATGGGCTGATCAAACTGCGGGTGATCCGCCACAGAGGGGCCGGAGAGCAGGACCTGACCCCCAGCGCAAAATGTAAGGTGTTTCTGTTGAGTCTGACGTTTTGTGCCAGCATCGCCTTTGGGAACATGGGTCTGAACTATGTCCAGCTGTCATTTGCACAAATGATCTACACCACCACCCCGCTCTTTACTCTGGCCATCTCCACACTCATCTTGGGTAAACAGCATCACATCCTGAAATACACAGCCATGATGCCCATCTGCCTGGGAGCCTCCTTCAGCATAATGGGAGAGGTCCAGTTCGATCAGACTGGCTGCTTCTTTGTGTTCGCGGCCACCATGTTAAGGGGTGTCAAGTCCATTCAGCAGA GCATCTTACTACAGGAGGAGAAAATCAACTCTGTGTTCCTGCTTTACCTGATGTCCATTCCTAGCTTCTGCATCTTGTCTGTGGCAGCTCTGGCCTTAGAAAACTGGGCTATGCTGGAGTCGCCGCTGCATTACGACCGCCACCTGTGGGTCTTCATCCTGCTCAGCTGCCTGGGCTCAGTCATGTACAACTTGGCAAGCTGCTGTGTCATCACGCTCACCTCGGCCGTTACCCTTCACATCCTCGGCAACCTGAGCGTAGTGGGAAACCTGCTGTTGTCTCAGCTGCTCTTCGGCAGCGAACTGTCCGCCCTCAGCTGTGCCGGTGCAGTGCTGACGCTGTCCGGCATGCTTATCTATCAGAACTCAGAGTTCATTGTCAGCTACCTGGACGCACGCAGGGCCAAAGCTAAAGGATCCGGACAGGTGGTTTTTCATACTGCATGCCAAGAGGACTTGGACAAGGCAAATGCATCTGAACCAACATATCATCAGCAGAGAACAGATGgcaaacaggaagaaaagatAGACTGA
- the slc35e4 gene encoding solute carrier family 35 member E4 isoform X3 has protein sequence MISADGFSKCEATLQERGRRRPPAEMLHLLSAVIVWLVTGTTISSLNKWIFAVYNFRYPLLLSALHMLTAIVVDYGLIKLRVIRHRGAGEQDLTPSAKCKVFLLSLTFCASIAFGNMGLNYVQLSFAQMIYTTTPLFTLAISTLILGKQHHILKYTAMMPICLGASFSIMGEVQFDQTGCFFVFAATMLRGVKSIQQSILLQEEKINSVFLLYLMSIPSFCILSVAALALENWAMLESPLHYDRHLWVFILLSCLGSVMYNLASCCVITLTSAVTLHILGNLSVVGNLLLSQLLFGSELSALSCAGAVLTLSGMLIYQNSEFIVSYLDARRAKAKGSGQVVFHTACQEDLDKANASEPTYHQQRTDGKQEEKID, from the exons ATGATCAGCGCCGATGGCTTCTCAAAATGCGAGGCGACTCTGcaagagagaggcaggaggaggccACCCGCAGAGATGCTCCAtctgctgtcagctgtcattGTTTGGCTCGTGACGGGCACCACCATCTCCAGCCTCAACAAATGGATATTTGCCGTTTACAACTTCAGGTACCCTCTGCTACTGTCAGCGCTGCACATGCTGACAGCCATAGTGGTGGACTATGGGCTGATCAAACTGCGGGTGATCCGCCACAGAGGGGCCGGAGAGCAGGACCTGACCCCCAGCGCAAAATGTAAGGTGTTTCTGTTGAGTCTGACGTTTTGTGCCAGCATCGCCTTTGGGAACATGGGTCTGAACTATGTCCAGCTGTCATTTGCACAAATGATCTACACCACCACCCCGCTCTTTACTCTGGCCATCTCCACACTCATCTTGGGTAAACAGCATCACATCCTGAAATACACAGCCATGATGCCCATCTGCCTGGGAGCCTCCTTCAGCATAATGGGAGAGGTCCAGTTCGATCAGACTGGCTGCTTCTTTGTGTTCGCGGCCACCATGTTAAGGGGTGTCAAGTCCATTCAGCAGA GCATCTTACTACAGGAGGAGAAAATCAACTCTGTGTTCCTGCTTTACCTGATGTCCATTCCTAGCTTCTGCATCTTGTCTGTGGCAGCTCTGGCCTTAGAAAACTGGGCTATGCTGGAGTCGCCGCTGCATTACGACCGCCACCTGTGGGTCTTCATCCTGCTCAGCTGCCTGGGCTCAGTCATGTACAACTTGGCAAGCTGCTGTGTCATCACGCTCACCTCGGCCGTTACCCTTCACATCCTCGGCAACCTGAGCGTAGTGGGAAACCTGCTGTTGTCTCAGCTGCTCTTCGGCAGCGAACTGTCCGCCCTCAGCTGTGCCGGTGCAGTGCTGACGCTGTCCGGCATGCTTATCTATCAGAACTCAGAGTTCATTGTCAGCTACCTGGACGCACGCAGGGCCAAAGCTAAAGGATCCGGACAGGTGGTTTTTCATACTGCATGCCAAGAGGACTTGGACAAGGCAAATGCATCTGAACCAACATATCATCAGCAGAGAACAGATGgcaaacaggaagaaaagatAGACTGA
- the slc35e4 gene encoding solute carrier family 35 member E4 isoform X1: MTLRRVRSGLSDSAATDRRRFRGCCQCCQGTRRRTREDNDTNMISADGFSKCEATLQERGRRRPPAEMLHLLSAVIVWLVTGTTISSLNKWIFAVYNFRYPLLLSALHMLTAIVVDYGLIKLRVIRHRGAGEQDLTPSAKCKVFLLSLTFCASIAFGNMGLNYVQLSFAQMIYTTTPLFTLAISTLILGKQHHILKYTAMMPICLGASFSIMGEVQFDQTGCFFVFAATMLRGVKSIQQSILLQEEKINSVFLLYLMSIPSFCILSVAALALENWAMLESPLHYDRHLWVFILLSCLGSVMYNLASCCVITLTSAVTLHILGNLSVVGNLLLSQLLFGSELSALSCAGAVLTLSGMLIYQNSEFIVSYLDARRAKAKGSGQVVFHTACQEDLDKANASEPTYHQQRTDGKQEEKID, encoded by the exons AGAGGACAATGATACGAACATGATCAGCGCCGATGGCTTCTCAAAATGCGAGGCGACTCTGcaagagagaggcaggaggaggccACCCGCAGAGATGCTCCAtctgctgtcagctgtcattGTTTGGCTCGTGACGGGCACCACCATCTCCAGCCTCAACAAATGGATATTTGCCGTTTACAACTTCAGGTACCCTCTGCTACTGTCAGCGCTGCACATGCTGACAGCCATAGTGGTGGACTATGGGCTGATCAAACTGCGGGTGATCCGCCACAGAGGGGCCGGAGAGCAGGACCTGACCCCCAGCGCAAAATGTAAGGTGTTTCTGTTGAGTCTGACGTTTTGTGCCAGCATCGCCTTTGGGAACATGGGTCTGAACTATGTCCAGCTGTCATTTGCACAAATGATCTACACCACCACCCCGCTCTTTACTCTGGCCATCTCCACACTCATCTTGGGTAAACAGCATCACATCCTGAAATACACAGCCATGATGCCCATCTGCCTGGGAGCCTCCTTCAGCATAATGGGAGAGGTCCAGTTCGATCAGACTGGCTGCTTCTTTGTGTTCGCGGCCACCATGTTAAGGGGTGTCAAGTCCATTCAGCAGA GCATCTTACTACAGGAGGAGAAAATCAACTCTGTGTTCCTGCTTTACCTGATGTCCATTCCTAGCTTCTGCATCTTGTCTGTGGCAGCTCTGGCCTTAGAAAACTGGGCTATGCTGGAGTCGCCGCTGCATTACGACCGCCACCTGTGGGTCTTCATCCTGCTCAGCTGCCTGGGCTCAGTCATGTACAACTTGGCAAGCTGCTGTGTCATCACGCTCACCTCGGCCGTTACCCTTCACATCCTCGGCAACCTGAGCGTAGTGGGAAACCTGCTGTTGTCTCAGCTGCTCTTCGGCAGCGAACTGTCCGCCCTCAGCTGTGCCGGTGCAGTGCTGACGCTGTCCGGCATGCTTATCTATCAGAACTCAGAGTTCATTGTCAGCTACCTGGACGCACGCAGGGCCAAAGCTAAAGGATCCGGACAGGTGGTTTTTCATACTGCATGCCAAGAGGACTTGGACAAGGCAAATGCATCTGAACCAACATATCATCAGCAGAGAACAGATGgcaaacaggaagaaaagatAGACTGA